One Hermetia illucens chromosome 4, iHerIll2.2.curated.20191125, whole genome shotgun sequence DNA segment encodes these proteins:
- the LOC119654209 gene encoding F-box/LRR-repeat protein 3-like isoform X4 → MAASEVSIPVLNDYCLEYIFSFLEIVDQLNVAKVCSEFKDIIKRLVAMELFNFNTIYECTSLPFATETFTEYGPIIKKIFMQFDAVEDMVPFYYLVPKHCQNIEDIHFNFPYYVDHEIMEMMFKASKNVKVLVCNARELYDDHCRLISELKELESLNIEENRDVTGMHLNKLTKLKDLNIQGCSEFESKHFIDICKATKLRKLKIAECLHLDDTAFETLLETQTELEEISVSHCYPNGNVELVPRLPKLRHVYIHWLCTRNHKETDLINLLAKYHPDSIQTLVISRPENLTKLERAGILELKYLEKIAFLADKQLDNAFLSEVSKNCRHLKEIDISESLSVTNEGIIELVKNLKGLRRLDLRRCGQFDQSLYEKLIEVKKECNDGKCLQVFAWGTKLKKNELRDSERNLVDVSFRFKY, encoded by the exons ATGGCAGCTTCCGAAGTATCTATTCCTGTTTTAAATGACTACTGCCTCGAGTATATTTTcagctttcttgaaattgtcGATCAACTGAATGTAGCGAAAGTCTGTTCTGAATTCAAGGACATAATCAAACGCCTTGTCGCGATGGAACTGTTCAATTTCAACACAATCTATGAATGCACTTCTTTGCCGTTTGCAACTGAAACGTTCACTGAATACGGTCCTATTATAAAGAAAATATTCATGCAATTTGATGCAGTCGAAGACATGGTACCATTCTATTACCTGGTTCCAAAACATTGCCAAAACATCGAGGACATCCATTTCAATTTTCCCTACTACGTGGACCATGAGATAATGGAGATGATGTTTAAAGCATCGAAAAATGTCAAAGTGCTTGTTTGCAATGCTCGAGAATTATATGATGATCACTGCCGCTTAATCAGCGAACTCAAGGAGTTGGAAAGCCTGAACATAgaggaaaaccgggatgttacCGGAATGCATCTGAATAAATTGACTAAACTCAAGGACCTCAATATTCAGGGCTGCAGTGAATTCGAATCAAAGCATTTCATTGACATTTGTAAAGCAACAAAACTGAGAAAACTCAAAATTGCAGAATGTTTACACCTGGATGACACTGCATTCGAAACTCTGCTTGAAACTCAAACCGAGTTGGAGGAGATCAGTGTCAGCCATTGCTACCCAAATGGAAATGTAGAGCTTGTGCCGCGTCTGCCCAAACTTCGTCATGTTTATATTCATTGGCTATGTACGAGAAACCATAAAGAAACTGACCTCATAAACCTTCTCGCCAAGTACCACCCCGATTCGATTCAAACATTGGTCATATCCCGTCCAGAAAATTTAACCAAATTGGAACGTGCAGGCATATTGGAACTGAAGTATCTTGAGAAAATAGCCTTCCTTGCGGATAAGCAACTCGATAATGCATTTTTGTCCGAGGTATCTAAAAACTGCCGTCACTTAAAGGAAATCGATATCTCGGAATCTTTAAGTGTTACAAATGAAGGAATTATCGAACTTGTAAAAAATTTAAAGGGACTTCGTCGTTTGGATTTAAGACGATGTGGCCAATTCGACCAATCGTTGTATGAAAAGTTGATTGAAGTTAAAAAAGAATGTAATGATGGAAAGTGCCTACAAGTTTTCGCATGGGGCACCAAACTTAAGAAGAATGAATTGAGG GATTCCGAAAGAAATCTCGTTGATGTCTCATTCAGATTTAAATATTGA